In Sulfitobacter guttiformis, the genomic stretch ATGAAGACGGGCGCAAGGGCAGCATCAAAGCAACGCTGGAAGTGCGGTCGGCAAAAATATTTGCGGATAACCGCAAGATGGCGGCGGAATGATGTCTGTGCGACGCCCGCGTACCGCGACGCCCCGCCCGCCATCCCGTGAGAGCATGAGTTTATTTGGAAAATTGAAGATGGGGGCATTCGCGTGAAAGATAACGCCGAGAGCTACGTCACGACGGACGGGCGCACGATTGGTCCCGTGGTTATGGAAATGAAGAACATCACCTTGCGGTTTGGCGGGGTGGAAGCGATCAAGGATATCTCCTTCGATATCCGCGAGGGAGAGATCCGGGCAATTATTGGGCCTAATGGTGCAGGGAAGTCCTCGATGCTCAATGTGATATCGGGCTTTTACGTCCCTCAGGAGGGGGAGGTCTGGTACAAGGGCGCGCGTCGCCCCCCCATGAAGCCCTATGAGGTTGCCCAGCAGGGGATCGCGCGGACATTTCAGAACATTGCATTGTTCGAAGGGATGTCTGTGCTCGACAACGTCATGACGGGGCGTTTGACCCATATGAAGACGGGAATGCTGTCCCAGATGATCTGGCGGGGGGCTGCAGAGCGTGAAGAGGTTGCAAACCGTGAAGTGGCCGAACGGATTATCGACTTCCTTGAAATTCAGGCGATCCGAAAGACGCCTGTGGCGCGGCTGCCTTATGGGTTGAAAAAGCGGGTCGAGCTGGCGCGGGCACTTGCCGCCGAGCCTTCAATCCTGCTGCTTGACGAGCCGATGGCTGGAATGAATGTCGAGGAAAAAGAGGATATGAGCCGCTTTATTTTGGACGTGAATGATGAATTCGGCACCACGATTGCGCTGATCGAGCATGACATGGGTGTTGTGATGGACCTGAGCGACCGTGTGGTGGTGATGGATTACGGCAAGAAGATTGGTGATGGCACTCCGCATGAAGTGCGCAACAATCAGGCAGTGATCGACGCCTATCTGGGTGTAGCCCATGACGAGGAGGACGCGACATGAACGAGCAGCTTGCATTTACGATCGAGGTTTTTGCCAACGGGCTGATGGCGGGTGTTTTGTATGCGCTGGTCGCCCTCGGATTTGTGTTGATCTACAAAGCGTCGGGGATTTTCAACTATGCACAAGGTGTTATGGCGCTGTTTGCGGCGATGACATTGGTCGGAATCCAGAACGGGCAGGTGCCATTTGCGCATCTCATCAACGCAATGTTCGGGCTGGACGTGCACAAATTCGGATGGACAGTGCATTCGTTTGTCGCAATTTTGCTGACCGTAGCTGTCATGGTTGTACTTGCCTGGGCGGTGCAGAGGTTTGTATTCCGGCATCTGGTGGGCCAAGAGCCGATCATTCTGTTCATGGCGACCATCGGCTTGGCATATTTCCTCGAAGGGGTGGCGGATTTGATGTGGGGGTCCGAGCTCAAAGCGCTGGACGTCTGTGCAGCGCCTGGCGCGTGTTTGCCGCAGGGTATGAACATGTGGCTGGAAGGGACCACCTACGAGGCGCTGGGCTATGGCTTTTTCATCGACAACCTCGATATCGTAGCGAGCATTATTGCGGCCATCCTTGTGGTGGGTCTGGTCATGTTTGCGCAGTACACCAAGCAGGGGCGCGCGATGCGGGCGGTTGCGGATGACCATCAGGCGGCATTGTCAGTTGGGGTGTCTTTGAACTTTATCTGGATTTTGGTCTGGTCGCTGGCAGGATTTGTGGCCCTTGTCGCGGGGATCATGTGGGGCGCGAAGTCTGGTGTTCAGTTCTCGCTCTCGCTGATCGCTTTGAAGGCGCTTCCAGTGTTAATGTTAGGTGGATTTACGTCGATCCCGGGGGCCATCGTGGGTGGCTTGATCATCGGTGTGGGTGAGAAGTTGTTCGAATTCCTGATCGGTGCGCCGTTCCTTGGTGGGGCGACGGAGAACTGGTTTGCCTACATGCTGGCGCTGTTGTTCCTGGTGTTCCGTCCGCAAGGCTTGTTCGGGGAGAAGATCATTGAGCGTGTATGAGTTTGAGAGAGCGGTGCGCAGTGAATGCGCACCCCACAGATGCGCCGTAGGGTGCGCATTCACTGCGCACCAAAGGAGAGACCTAAATGTTCTATCGTGAAGCAGGCGATTTCAGTACGACCTATCCGCAGGACCAGCAGACGTTCCCGATCAAGTTCGACCGCTACCGCTACTATGTGGTTCTGTTCATCGCCATTTTTGTCGTGCCATTTTTGCTCAACGACTATTGGGTAAACTCGCTGCTGCTACCGTTTTTAATCTATGCGATTGCGGCGCTGGGGTTGAACATTCTTGTTGGATACTGCGGACAGGTATCACTTGGAACCGGTGGTTTCATGGCCGTTGGGGCATATAGCTGCTATAAGTTCATGACCGGTGTGGACATCTGGTGGGGCGGTGAATTGCTGTTTCGGTTGCCAGAGTTCAATATCTTTTTCAGCGTCATTATGGGCGGTGTGATGACTGCACTTGTCGGCGTGCTATTCGGCCTGCCCAGCCTGCGGATCAAAGGCTTCTACCTCGCCGTGGCGACGCTGGCCGCGCAGTTCTTCCTTGTTTGGTTGTTTAACCGTGTTTCGTGGTTTTACAATTATTCGGCCTCTGGCCAGATCAGCGCACCGGAGCGGGATTTGTTCGGCATTTTGATTACCGGACCTTCGACTACCCCTTGGGCGGCTTATTTATTCTGCCTCTTTTTCACGATCATTTGTGCGCTAATTGCGCGCAATCTGACGCGGGGCGCATCAGGGCGCAAGTGGATGGCAATTCGCGATATGGATATCGCTGCCGAAATCATCGGAGTGAATCCGCTGCGCGCCAAGTTGACGGCGTTTATGGTTTCCTCCTTCTTTATCGGCATCTCCGGCGCGCTGTTTTTCTCCGTCTATCTTGGCGCTGTGGAAGTAGGCGAAGCTTTTGGCATCCAAAAATCGTTTCTGGTTTTGTTCATGGTTATCATCGGAGGTCTGGGCAGTATTTTCGGGTCTTTCGCAGGTGCCGCGTTTCTGGTGCTTTTGCCGGTGGTATTGAAGGTTGTCGGTGTCGACTGGTTAGGTTGGCCTACGGATATCGTCGCGCATTTGCAGCTTGTCATCGTAGGGCTCCTGATCATTGTGTTCCTGATCGCCGAGCCGCATGGCATTGCCCAACTGTGGCGCGTGGCAAAAGAGAAATTGAGATTGTGGCCTTTCCCGCATTGACGGGGAGCTACGACAAGAAGGCGGGTTCTCCCCGCCCAACGACACCAACAACAATCCTTGGGAGGAAATGAAAATGAAAATGAAACTGACTTCAATGGCTGTAGCAGGCCTGATGGCGGCAAGTCCCGTTCTTGCGGATCTTGTATTCCCGTCGATGTCATACCGGACCGGCCCTTATGCGGCGGGCGGTATCCCGTTTGCGGACGGGTATGCGGATTACTTCACCATGCTGAACGCCCGTGATGGCGGTATTGGCGGCGTAATGACCTCGGTTCCCGAGTGCGAGACAGCCTATAATACCGAGAAGGGTGTCGAATGCTACGAATCGCTGAAAGGCGGCGGCGGTCTGGTGTATCAGCCCCTTTCGACCGGCATCACCTATCAGTTGATCCCGAAAACGACAGTTGATGATATTCCGATGCACACGATGGGCTATGGCCGTACGTCTGCGAAGAACGGCGAAGTGTTCACTCATACATTCAACTATCCGGCCAACTACTGGGATGGTGCGTCTGGTGCGATCAACTATTTGCTGGCCGAGAACGGTGGCGATCTTAACGGTAAGAAAATCAGCCTCGTGTATCACAACTCCGCCTATGGCAAGGAGCCCATTCGCACGCTGACCGACCTTGCTGCCAAACACGGTTTCGAGTTTACTGAAGTGCCGGTCGATCACCCCGGTCAGGAACAAAAGTCCCAATGGCTGCAAATTCGCCGTGACAAGCCTGACTATGTGATCATGTACGGTTGGGGCGTGATGAACCAAGTAGCGATTCAGGAAGCGGTCAACATCCGGTTCCCGATGGAAAATTTCATCGGTGTCTGGTGGTCGGGTTCCGAGAATGACGTTCTAGCAGCAGGCGCAGGCGCAAATGGATACAAAGCGCTTACCTTCCACGGTGTTGGTAAAGACTTCCCCGTATTTGCCGACATCCAGACACATGTTGTCGATGCAGGTAAAGCGGCGGGTGCAGGCGACCAGATCGGCACCGTGCTCTATAACCGCGGTCTCTATGCTGCGATGCTGGCGGCCGAAGCTGCAAAGACAGCTCAGGAAATCCACGGCGTAGCACAGATCAATGCGTCCCAGATGCGTGATGGTATGGCGGCGCTCGAGATAACCGAAGAAAAGATGGCCGCACTTGGTCTGCCTAACTTCGGTCCTTCGTTCAAAGTATCATGCGACAACCACGGTGGTGACGGCATGGTTGGCGTGACCCAGTGGGATGCAACAGCCAAGACATGGACGCTGATCTCGGATTTTGCCGAGACAGACAAGGAACTGATCGACGGTCTGATTGCCGAAGATTCCGCTGCCTATGCCGCGGAAAACAACATCACGCCCGAGTGTAAGTAACTCCGGCCTGCTCTGGCCGCTGCCTGTGCGGCGGCCAGAGACACATAAGAATTCATGAAGGGACCAAGGGACATGTTGGACGCACAACCGGCGCAAGTGCAGGTAGAGAACCTGCTTGAGGTGAACAACATCGAGGTGATCTATAATAGCGTGATCCTTGTTCTCAAGGGGGTGAGCCTGAACGTGCCCAAGGGCGGGATTACCGCACTGCTAGGTGGCAATGGCGCGGGCAAAACGACCACGCTCAAGGCGATTTCCGGCCTTCTCGCCTCCGAGCGGGGCGAGGTGACGAAGGGGACGATCAAATATCGCGGCCAGTCAATTGCAGCACAAGACCCCGCCGAGACGGTGAAAAAAGGTGTCGTGCAAGTGATGGAGGGCCGCCACTGCTTCGAGCATCTGACCATCGAGGAAAACCTGATGACCGGCGCCTACACGCGGCGCGACGGTAAGGGGGCGGTCGCTGCTGATCTGGAAATGGTCTACAACTATTTCCCACGTCTGCGCGAGCGGCGTAAATCCCAAGCGGGCTATACCTCGGGCGGTGAACAGCAAATGTGTGCGGTCGGTCGTGCCCTGATGAGCCGCCCCGAAACTATCCTGCTCGACGAGCCGTCGATGGGTCTGGCACCGCAGCTGGTAGAGCAGATCTTCAATATCGTCAAGGAGATCAACGAGAAGGAAGGCGTCACCTTCCTTTTGGCGGAACAGAACACAAACGTGGCACTGCGGTTTGCGCATTACGGATACATTCTCGAAAGCGGGCGCGTCGTCATGGACGGCCCTGCCAAGGATTTGCGCGAAAATCAGGATGTGAAGGAGTTTTATCTGGGCATGTCTGACGAAGGCCGCAAAAGTTTCCGCGATGTACGCAGTTATCGCCGCCGCAAACGCTGGCTCTCGTAATGGAGCCTTCAGCACATGCCGATGACCCTCATCTGGTAGACCGCGTTGGCTGGCTCCGTGCGGCTGTCATGGGAGCCAATGACGGGATTGTTTCTGTAGCCTCGCTAATTGTGGGGGTGGCTGCGGCGGACCCTGATCCGCGTGCTGTTTTAATCGCCGGCGCTGCTGGGCTGGCGGCGGGTGCGATGTCGATGGCTGCGGGCGAATACGTTAGCGTGTCCTCGCAAGCTGATCTGGAAAAGGCGGATATCGAGCGCGAGCGTCAGGCGATACTTGACGATCCTGCGGGCGAAGAGGTCGAACTTGCCGAGATTTACATGACACGGGGTCTGTCAGAGCAGACTGCGCGACAGGTTGCG encodes the following:
- a CDS encoding ABC transporter ATP-binding protein; this encodes MLDAQPAQVQVENLLEVNNIEVIYNSVILVLKGVSLNVPKGGITALLGGNGAGKTTTLKAISGLLASERGEVTKGTIKYRGQSIAAQDPAETVKKGVVQVMEGRHCFEHLTIEENLMTGAYTRRDGKGAVAADLEMVYNYFPRLRERRKSQAGYTSGGEQQMCAVGRALMSRPETILLDEPSMGLAPQLVEQIFNIVKEINEKEGVTFLLAEQNTNVALRFAHYGYILESGRVVMDGPAKDLRENQDVKEFYLGMSDEGRKSFRDVRSYRRRKRWLS
- a CDS encoding branched-chain amino acid ABC transporter permease, giving the protein MNEQLAFTIEVFANGLMAGVLYALVALGFVLIYKASGIFNYAQGVMALFAAMTLVGIQNGQVPFAHLINAMFGLDVHKFGWTVHSFVAILLTVAVMVVLAWAVQRFVFRHLVGQEPIILFMATIGLAYFLEGVADLMWGSELKALDVCAAPGACLPQGMNMWLEGTTYEALGYGFFIDNLDIVASIIAAILVVGLVMFAQYTKQGRAMRAVADDHQAALSVGVSLNFIWILVWSLAGFVALVAGIMWGAKSGVQFSLSLIALKALPVLMLGGFTSIPGAIVGGLIIGVGEKLFEFLIGAPFLGGATENWFAYMLALLFLVFRPQGLFGEKIIERV
- a CDS encoding branched-chain amino acid ABC transporter permease; the encoded protein is MFYREAGDFSTTYPQDQQTFPIKFDRYRYYVVLFIAIFVVPFLLNDYWVNSLLLPFLIYAIAALGLNILVGYCGQVSLGTGGFMAVGAYSCYKFMTGVDIWWGGELLFRLPEFNIFFSVIMGGVMTALVGVLFGLPSLRIKGFYLAVATLAAQFFLVWLFNRVSWFYNYSASGQISAPERDLFGILITGPSTTPWAAYLFCLFFTIICALIARNLTRGASGRKWMAIRDMDIAAEIIGVNPLRAKLTAFMVSSFFIGISGALFFSVYLGAVEVGEAFGIQKSFLVLFMVIIGGLGSIFGSFAGAAFLVLLPVVLKVVGVDWLGWPTDIVAHLQLVIVGLLIIVFLIAEPHGIAQLWRVAKEKLRLWPFPH
- a CDS encoding ABC transporter substrate-binding protein — its product is MKMKLTSMAVAGLMAASPVLADLVFPSMSYRTGPYAAGGIPFADGYADYFTMLNARDGGIGGVMTSVPECETAYNTEKGVECYESLKGGGGLVYQPLSTGITYQLIPKTTVDDIPMHTMGYGRTSAKNGEVFTHTFNYPANYWDGASGAINYLLAENGGDLNGKKISLVYHNSAYGKEPIRTLTDLAAKHGFEFTEVPVDHPGQEQKSQWLQIRRDKPDYVIMYGWGVMNQVAIQEAVNIRFPMENFIGVWWSGSENDVLAAGAGANGYKALTFHGVGKDFPVFADIQTHVVDAGKAAGAGDQIGTVLYNRGLYAAMLAAEAAKTAQEIHGVAQINASQMRDGMAALEITEEKMAALGLPNFGPSFKVSCDNHGGDGMVGVTQWDATAKTWTLISDFAETDKELIDGLIAEDSAAYAAENNITPECK
- a CDS encoding VIT1/CCC1 transporter family protein translates to MEPSAHADDPHLVDRVGWLRAAVMGANDGIVSVASLIVGVAAADPDPRAVLIAGAAGLAAGAMSMAAGEYVSVSSQADLEKADIERERQAILDDPAGEEVELAEIYMTRGLSEQTARQVARELMQKDPLAAHVRDELGLTEEQAAQPLLAAAASALTFSAFAAIPLIAAVLAPAAVLIPVVVMVTLVALCGLGALGAVAGGALIGPAALRVVVWGGLAMAVTAAVGRLFGVAV
- a CDS encoding ABC transporter ATP-binding protein, producing MEMKNITLRFGGVEAIKDISFDIREGEIRAIIGPNGAGKSSMLNVISGFYVPQEGEVWYKGARRPPMKPYEVAQQGIARTFQNIALFEGMSVLDNVMTGRLTHMKTGMLSQMIWRGAAEREEVANREVAERIIDFLEIQAIRKTPVARLPYGLKKRVELARALAAEPSILLLDEPMAGMNVEEKEDMSRFILDVNDEFGTTIALIEHDMGVVMDLSDRVVVMDYGKKIGDGTPHEVRNNQAVIDAYLGVAHDEEDAT